The following proteins are co-located in the Polystyrenella longa genome:
- a CDS encoding DUF1990 domain-containing protein, giving the protein MFQLTRPNRETVQGLLHSFQNSGFNYDGHPLLSREDMPGFRHDHVKVEVGAGEQNFRTGQAAFQEWKMFPPEMVDLIPLHEGMEVGNIVAIVARGGGLWTYNACRIFEVIDDEVDGERQFGFSYATLPGHVACGEERFLLRYNLSSGKISYEIEVYSRPHHLFARLAAPYFRSVQKRFRRLSVEAIQRAIQTENQVPPSPVPAE; this is encoded by the coding sequence ATGTTTCAACTGACTCGGCCTAACAGGGAAACTGTTCAGGGTCTGCTGCATTCCTTTCAGAACTCCGGTTTCAATTACGACGGGCACCCATTGTTGAGCCGCGAAGATATGCCGGGTTTCCGACATGACCATGTTAAAGTAGAGGTAGGGGCTGGTGAACAGAATTTTCGTACTGGGCAGGCTGCTTTTCAGGAATGGAAGATGTTCCCGCCGGAAATGGTGGACTTAATCCCTCTGCACGAGGGGATGGAAGTGGGGAACATCGTCGCGATTGTCGCCCGGGGCGGAGGTTTGTGGACCTACAACGCCTGCCGAATTTTCGAAGTCATTGATGACGAAGTCGATGGGGAACGCCAATTTGGGTTCTCCTATGCCACTTTGCCGGGGCACGTGGCCTGTGGCGAGGAGCGATTTCTACTCCGCTACAATCTATCGAGCGGCAAAATCAGTTATGAAATCGAAGTCTATTCCCGTCCACATCATCTGTTCGCCCGACTGGCTGCCCCCTACTTTCGGAGCGTTCAAAAACGCTTCCGGCGATTGTCGGTTGAGGCAATTCAACGAGCCATTCAAACCGAAAACCAAGTTCCTCCTTCACCCGTGCCTGCTGAATAA
- a CDS encoding serine/threonine-protein kinase, which produces MNLSSNNPNPRNNLANSPWIALKLKEFKEAWKPDSRPSIEEFVSDSNGDKQKQLIRELVSLEIELRNNAGETPELKEYETRFSELDINLETIFLAGKPPELDKTRYMVPEDRVEETVLFSSDTGFDSGMVGKDTLQADTDNQTREWIESQDHLQQFGEYVIVSEIARGGMGIVYKAYQLKLNRLVALKMISQGEFANQQEVRRFQLEAEAAAHLDHPGIVPVYDVGEHDGRHYFTMGLVLGTSLSDSVTSQLLSQIEIARIVMDIANAMSYAHSKGVIHRDLKPGNVLLDQKNDPRITDFGLAKRIEEDSNLTVTGQILGTPSYMPPEQATGMAEEMGVTADVYSIGAILYAMLCGRPPFKSSSSMATLKQVLEEEPIPPRKFDSKISTDLETICLKCLEKNRTQRYQSAHELAEELKRFREGRPITARPISSLRRFRRWCGRNQTVAGLIAAVVFTMILGSGFSIYFGLLAEGRAESAIRNERIASEQSQLALEALTTIIFDVNSLLREIPEAGEKRRKIVKEAIEKLEQVSAGFENSSTVTATQAAALINLADIYSRLGDESGENAATKSLELYKQSVTLFEQVVDVNGNRAPDILWKYSIALQRVASDLIDTNNTQKAKTYLDKCIELRLELANEYPDNFEYATGVIHAYLEEGEFWNQKSMTRKALDSNSKALELALKLFDEHPENRDCIYLTIYAHSSVGSMHDLLGESESAEKHLRTAFVLFQNSPDGISRDQQILDTIAWNRELLGHLYYDGLKDTDAAEKAYQEGIQYQRQAVDIDPNDIKHKKHLSYVYDALITFYQGEGRIDNLTNAMQERIDLRRPLVELDPTDAQLRRLLVDNYRRLADQYVQMNKYQEAIDTYLAEKELLRSLQDQIPEDFAPVIQAIKASIKSCENLARNTEVKKPTIEE; this is translated from the coding sequence TTGAACCTCTCCTCGAACAATCCAAACCCTCGAAATAATCTCGCCAACTCTCCGTGGATAGCACTGAAGCTCAAAGAATTTAAGGAGGCGTGGAAACCAGACTCACGCCCATCGATTGAAGAATTTGTCTCCGACTCGAACGGAGATAAACAAAAGCAACTCATTCGGGAACTCGTCTCACTCGAAATTGAGTTACGAAATAACGCTGGCGAAACACCTGAACTCAAAGAATATGAAACCCGCTTCTCCGAACTAGATATCAATCTGGAAACCATTTTCCTCGCGGGAAAACCACCCGAGCTAGATAAAACTCGCTACATGGTTCCCGAGGACAGAGTAGAAGAAACGGTTCTTTTCTCATCAGATACTGGTTTTGATTCGGGAATGGTGGGAAAAGATACACTCCAAGCGGACACCGATAATCAGACGCGAGAGTGGATTGAAAGCCAGGATCACCTGCAACAGTTCGGTGAATACGTCATTGTCTCCGAGATCGCGCGAGGAGGCATGGGCATTGTCTATAAAGCGTATCAACTAAAACTGAATCGCCTCGTTGCGCTCAAGATGATTTCACAGGGAGAATTTGCCAACCAGCAGGAAGTTCGCCGTTTTCAGTTGGAAGCGGAAGCGGCGGCTCACCTCGATCATCCGGGAATCGTCCCTGTCTACGACGTCGGTGAGCACGATGGTCGGCACTATTTTACCATGGGCCTAGTGCTGGGCACGAGCCTTAGCGACTCGGTCACATCTCAATTATTATCTCAAATAGAGATTGCCCGCATCGTTATGGACATCGCAAATGCGATGTCTTACGCCCATTCCAAGGGAGTCATTCATCGCGATTTGAAACCGGGAAACGTGTTACTTGATCAAAAAAATGATCCGCGAATCACTGACTTCGGATTGGCAAAACGAATCGAGGAAGACAGCAATCTCACCGTGACAGGCCAGATTTTAGGAACACCCAGTTACATGCCACCGGAGCAGGCGACGGGAATGGCTGAAGAAATGGGCGTCACAGCCGACGTCTATTCCATTGGCGCGATCCTCTACGCGATGCTGTGCGGTCGCCCGCCATTCAAATCATCAAGTTCGATGGCGACACTCAAACAGGTTCTGGAAGAAGAACCTATTCCGCCCCGAAAGTTTGACTCGAAAATCTCAACCGATCTGGAAACGATCTGCCTTAAATGTCTCGAGAAAAATCGAACCCAACGCTATCAATCGGCTCACGAACTTGCTGAAGAATTAAAACGATTTCGCGAAGGGCGGCCCATCACCGCTCGACCTATCAGTTCGCTTAGGCGTTTCCGTCGCTGGTGTGGTCGAAATCAAACTGTGGCCGGACTTATCGCCGCTGTGGTGTTCACCATGATATTGGGCTCCGGGTTCTCCATTTACTTCGGCCTGCTGGCTGAAGGCCGAGCGGAGTCCGCAATTCGCAACGAGCGCATTGCCTCCGAGCAATCGCAACTTGCTCTTGAGGCACTGACGACGATCATCTTCGACGTCAATTCTCTCTTGCGAGAGATACCCGAGGCGGGAGAAAAACGTCGTAAAATTGTAAAAGAAGCGATTGAAAAACTCGAACAAGTTTCAGCCGGATTCGAAAATTCATCCACCGTTACGGCCACGCAAGCGGCCGCCTTGATCAACCTTGCTGACATCTACTCACGACTGGGTGATGAGAGTGGAGAGAATGCTGCCACTAAATCGCTCGAATTGTACAAGCAGTCTGTCACGTTGTTCGAGCAGGTTGTGGATGTTAACGGGAATCGTGCTCCCGATATTCTCTGGAAATACTCCATCGCCCTACAGCGTGTTGCTTCCGATCTCATCGATACTAATAATACTCAGAAGGCGAAAACCTATCTGGATAAATGTATTGAATTGCGACTGGAGTTAGCGAACGAGTATCCAGACAATTTCGAGTATGCAACTGGCGTCATCCACGCCTACCTCGAAGAAGGAGAGTTCTGGAATCAGAAATCAATGACCAGAAAGGCGCTCGATTCCAATTCGAAAGCGTTGGAGTTGGCCCTGAAATTATTTGACGAGCACCCCGAAAATCGTGATTGTATCTACCTGACCATCTACGCTCATTCCAGCGTAGGCAGTATGCACGACCTCCTGGGGGAGAGCGAATCTGCTGAAAAGCATTTAAGGACAGCGTTCGTACTATTCCAGAATTCGCCGGACGGGATTTCCCGGGATCAGCAGATCCTGGATACCATCGCCTGGAATCGTGAACTTCTCGGTCATTTATATTATGACGGATTGAAGGATACGGATGCGGCCGAGAAGGCATATCAGGAGGGAATTCAGTATCAGCGACAGGCAGTTGATATCGATCCAAACGACATCAAACACAAAAAACACCTGAGCTATGTTTATGACGCTTTGATTACTTTTTACCAAGGCGAGGGTCGAATCGACAATCTCACAAATGCGATGCAGGAACGAATCGATCTTCGTCGTCCGCTAGTGGAGCTGGATCCTACAGACGCACAACTCCGTCGTCTGTTGGTAGACAACTACAGAAGACTGGCAGATCAATACGTCCAAATGAATAAATACCAAGAGGCGATCGATACTTATCTGGCTGAAAAAGAATTACTACGTTCGCTCCAGGATCAGATCCCAGAGGACTTCGCTCCGGTGATTCAAGCGATCAAAGCAAGCATCAAATCATGTGAAAATCTAGCCAGAAATACCGAAGTAAAAAAGCCAACTATTGAAGAGTAA
- a CDS encoding DNA alkylation repair protein, translated as MAEPLKNYYSRDYIAKLATTLRECDPRINPVHFRKRIFDASWEEKELKERMSHITISLREVLPDDFPESVSILGEAIERMPSDKNSGYLGLYFPEFVALYGRQDWETSLPALAWFTRFSSSEFAVRPFILDDPERMMQQMRYWAIDENEHVRRLSSEGCRPRLPWAPALPLFKLDPQPVLDLLGILKRDEARYVQKSVANNLNDISKDHPEQVLETAERWQGLTSETDWIIKHACRTLLKQSHPRALSLFGYDARVKELTDFTVNQTEINLGDELEFAVSFHVKRKCKLRVEYVIDYLKKNGTLAPKVFQWTEREFESGHHELQKKQRFTPLTTRQHYPGAHHIRVRINGREFESKEFLLIT; from the coding sequence ATGGCGGAACCGCTTAAGAACTACTACTCACGAGATTACATTGCCAAGCTGGCGACGACACTCAGAGAATGCGACCCTCGGATCAACCCTGTCCATTTCCGAAAACGGATCTTCGATGCCAGTTGGGAAGAGAAAGAACTCAAAGAGCGGATGTCGCACATCACGATCTCCCTTCGCGAGGTACTGCCAGACGACTTTCCCGAGTCGGTTTCGATTCTGGGCGAAGCGATTGAACGGATGCCAAGTGACAAGAATTCGGGTTACCTGGGTTTGTACTTTCCCGAATTCGTGGCCTTATATGGGCGACAGGATTGGGAGACTTCGCTGCCGGCGCTCGCCTGGTTCACTCGTTTTTCGTCGTCCGAATTCGCCGTGCGGCCCTTCATCCTTGACGACCCCGAACGAATGATGCAGCAGATGAGGTATTGGGCGATCGACGAAAACGAGCATGTTCGCCGATTGTCAAGCGAGGGATGCCGACCGCGATTACCCTGGGCTCCAGCCCTGCCACTCTTCAAACTGGATCCGCAACCGGTGCTGGATCTGTTGGGAATCCTGAAACGAGATGAAGCGCGATACGTTCAGAAGAGTGTGGCCAACAACCTCAACGACATCTCCAAGGACCATCCGGAGCAGGTGCTGGAGACGGCGGAACGCTGGCAAGGTCTCACTTCGGAAACTGACTGGATAATCAAACACGCCTGCCGAACTTTGCTCAAACAATCCCACCCTCGAGCGTTGTCTCTATTTGGATATGACGCGCGTGTGAAAGAACTGACCGATTTCACCGTAAATCAAACCGAAATCAACCTGGGGGATGAGTTGGAGTTTGCGGTTTCGTTTCATGTGAAACGGAAGTGCAAACTTCGTGTAGAGTACGTAATCGACTACCTCAAAAAAAACGGAACTCTTGCGCCCAAGGTGTTCCAATGGACCGAACGCGAGTTTGAATCCGGACACCACGAGCTTCAAAAAAAGCAACGCTTCACTCCGTTAACAACCCGACAGCATTACCCGGGTGCGCACCACATCCGGGTACGGATCAACGGAAGAGAATTTGAATCGAAAGAATTCCTGTTAATCACCTAG
- a CDS encoding ClpP family protease translates to MNQRARQYSQQRQMGIGDLLLENRIVFLDGVINDGSANLIVMKLLYLQSENRHQDIHMYVNSPGGSVTATMAIYDTMQYLDCNIATYCVGLAASGGAVLIAGGTDKKRYILPHAKMMIHQPHGQVGGQVSDIEIQATEILKTRETLNEILSSHTKQPIEQIAKDTMRDRYLTASESVEYGLVDEVLIPSTKQKK, encoded by the coding sequence ATGAACCAGCGCGCTCGACAATACTCCCAGCAACGACAGATGGGCATTGGCGATTTGCTGCTGGAGAATCGCATCGTCTTTCTGGACGGAGTCATCAATGATGGCAGCGCCAACCTGATCGTGATGAAATTGCTCTATCTGCAATCCGAAAACCGTCACCAGGACATCCACATGTACGTCAACTCACCGGGCGGTTCCGTCACGGCGACAATGGCGATCTACGATACGATGCAGTATCTCGATTGTAATATCGCAACTTACTGCGTCGGACTGGCCGCTTCAGGCGGTGCCGTGCTGATCGCCGGTGGTACGGATAAAAAACGATATATCCTGCCGCACGCCAAAATGATGATCCACCAGCCACACGGCCAGGTGGGCGGGCAGGTTTCCGACATTGAGATTCAGGCTACCGAGATCCTGAAAACCAGAGAGACCCTCAACGAGATTCTCTCCTCACATACCAAACAACCCATCGAGCAGATTGCCAAGGACACCATGCGCGACCGCTACCTGACGGCCTCCGAGTCGGTCGAGTACGGTCTCGTGGACGAAGTATTGATCCCCAGTACGAAACAGAAAAAGTAG
- the clpP gene encoding ATP-dependent Clp endopeptidase proteolytic subunit ClpP — translation MTTLVPYVIEKNGRDERAMDIYSRLLRDRIIILGSQVNDDVANSLVAQLLFLQFEDAEADIHFYINSPGGSITAGMAIYDTMQYISCDVATYCMGQAASMGAVLLTAGHPEKRFALPNARIMIHQPLAGMEGTASDLEIHAKEVLKVKKRMNEILLKHTGQTYEKLEEDTDRDNFMTAEEAKDYGLIDKVMDKIELPK, via the coding sequence ATGACTACACTCGTTCCCTACGTGATCGAGAAAAATGGCCGCGACGAGCGGGCCATGGATATCTACAGTCGGCTGCTCCGGGACCGGATTATCATCCTCGGCAGTCAGGTCAATGATGACGTGGCCAACAGTCTGGTTGCCCAGTTGCTCTTCCTTCAGTTCGAAGACGCCGAAGCGGACATCCACTTCTACATCAATTCGCCAGGTGGTTCCATCACCGCCGGTATGGCGATCTACGATACGATGCAGTACATCAGCTGCGATGTCGCTACCTACTGTATGGGCCAGGCCGCCAGTATGGGTGCCGTCCTGCTGACCGCCGGTCATCCGGAAAAACGGTTCGCATTACCAAACGCGCGTATCATGATCCACCAGCCGCTGGCCGGTATGGAAGGAACCGCGTCGGACCTTGAGATTCACGCCAAAGAGGTGTTGAAAGTAAAAAAACGGATGAATGAGATTCTTCTCAAACATACCGGACAGACTTACGAGAAGCTCGAAGAAGACACCGATCGTGACAACTTCATGACCGCAGAAGAAGCCAAAGATTATGGTCTGATCGACAAAGTCATGGACAAGATCGAGCTGCCTAAATAA
- a CDS encoding DUF3050 domain-containing protein → MDPSSPAVDRLESAIAPLRDQLLSHPIYEAITSVEQLRIFMEQHVFAVWDFMSLLKRLQQHAAGCQLPWVPPADISIARFINEIVLGEECDEDRKGGYLSHFQLYLEAMSDIDASRSEVEKLIDGLRDGQKFDHLWPQIQKLESTSGFVNHTMSLSLEGKIHEVAASFCYGREEIIPDMFSRLVPVIKESGLPVEQFVYYLERHIELDGDEHGALARRLVEVLIGESEEKLVEATRAAEAAIQSRIELWDGIVERITKSPLSTRCS, encoded by the coding sequence ATGGATCCCTCTTCCCCGGCAGTGGATCGTCTCGAATCGGCGATTGCACCTCTGCGCGACCAACTACTTTCCCATCCGATTTACGAAGCCATTACCTCGGTTGAACAGCTGCGGATTTTTATGGAGCAGCATGTCTTTGCCGTGTGGGATTTCATGTCTTTGCTGAAACGGTTGCAACAGCATGCCGCCGGTTGCCAACTTCCCTGGGTTCCTCCCGCGGATATCTCCATCGCCCGATTCATCAACGAAATCGTCCTTGGAGAGGAATGTGACGAAGACCGAAAAGGGGGATACCTCAGTCACTTTCAGCTCTACTTGGAGGCAATGTCTGATATCGATGCCAGCCGGTCTGAGGTCGAGAAACTGATCGACGGGTTACGGGACGGTCAGAAGTTCGACCACCTCTGGCCTCAGATTCAGAAGTTGGAATCGACTTCAGGTTTTGTAAACCACACGATGTCTCTGTCGCTGGAAGGGAAAATCCACGAGGTCGCCGCTTCCTTCTGCTATGGTCGGGAAGAGATCATTCCCGATATGTTTTCTCGCCTGGTTCCGGTGATCAAAGAGAGTGGTCTTCCGGTGGAGCAATTCGTCTACTATCTGGAGCGACACATCGAGCTCGATGGTGATGAACATGGAGCACTCGCCCGCAGACTAGTCGAGGTCCTCATTGGTGAAAGCGAAGAGAAATTAGTTGAAGCAACCCGCGCGGCAGAAGCGGCTATTCAGTCTCGAATTGAATTGTGGGACGGCATTGTCGAGCGAATCACCAAATCCCCATTGTCGACACGATGCTCCTAA
- a CDS encoding tetratricopeptide repeat protein — protein sequence MTDLNKKYDEAVALKNEEKLDQAVVMLEEIVAEAPDHKLSHSALAVYLQKLNRMEEAVAHAKRVVEIDPSDTFSYTQLSIICQRCGLIQEAEDALAQARIQAPQ from the coding sequence ATGACTGATTTGAATAAAAAATACGACGAAGCGGTCGCGTTGAAAAATGAAGAAAAACTCGACCAAGCAGTCGTCATGCTCGAGGAAATCGTCGCGGAAGCCCCGGACCATAAACTCTCGCATTCCGCCCTGGCGGTCTACTTGCAGAAATTGAATCGGATGGAAGAAGCGGTCGCTCACGCCAAACGAGTCGTGGAAATTGACCCCAGCGATACCTTCTCCTACACGCAGCTTTCCATCATCTGCCAGCGGTGTGGATTGATTCAGGAAGCGGAAGACGCATTGGCTCAGGCCCGCATTCAAGCTCCTCAATAG
- a CDS encoding serine/threonine-protein kinase yields MAFRTLEELLQTLFQMQLIDPVVLQSCLVGLDLKENTPAELLSVLEQRHLLTPYQLGRLHKGDTASLVIGNYKLLYRNDSGSFARVFRAATLGTDEIIALKILRQRWLSDKDMVNHFHREAELCQKLRHPNIVPIYDVGIDDENHYFTMEFVEGGNLRDFLKIRKQLSPAEATGYVTQIARGLEYALRMGVTHRDMKLTNILLNTQGVAKLADFGLAGDSEAAIGTRGETPQHALEYATLEKATSVDRNDPRSDLFFLGVIYYELLAGLPPYQRTRNRDERKNILRYMNIKPIRTHIPDLPKEVVTVVEKLIKFDPQLRYQSASELVADLEELQVQIGVHQPPTAVARANQPNAESVNLSSGSSDSDSELAAAGVKKTFNNLKMICVETRPKFQSVLRDYFGKHGVRMLLMEDPGRALRRISNDPPDCILLMGNALGDDVIRAHNRAVELANDAEIPLITILSAKQAECRKKMSESTFVQILSSPLDLRDLRRALASLFGDIEEWRQEQQALKDSRLIR; encoded by the coding sequence ATGGCTTTTCGCACCTTAGAAGAACTTCTACAGACACTATTTCAGATGCAACTGATCGATCCAGTTGTACTGCAGTCGTGTCTGGTAGGGCTCGATCTGAAGGAGAATACTCCTGCGGAATTGCTGTCCGTTCTGGAACAGCGACATCTGCTGACTCCATACCAGCTCGGTCGACTCCATAAAGGAGACACAGCCAGCCTGGTCATCGGGAATTACAAACTGCTTTATCGGAATGACTCCGGGAGTTTTGCGAGAGTGTTTCGAGCGGCGACTTTGGGTACCGATGAAATCATTGCACTCAAAATTCTGCGCCAGCGTTGGTTGAGCGATAAGGACATGGTCAACCATTTCCATCGGGAAGCAGAGCTTTGCCAAAAATTGCGTCACCCGAATATCGTTCCCATTTATGATGTCGGAATTGACGACGAGAATCACTACTTCACGATGGAGTTCGTTGAAGGAGGAAACCTCCGCGACTTTCTCAAAATTCGCAAACAGCTCTCTCCGGCAGAGGCGACCGGGTATGTCACTCAGATTGCCCGTGGATTAGAATACGCACTCCGCATGGGCGTGACCCATCGTGACATGAAGTTGACGAATATCCTGCTCAACACTCAGGGCGTTGCCAAACTCGCGGACTTTGGTTTGGCGGGGGATTCTGAAGCGGCGATCGGTACCCGGGGAGAAACTCCTCAGCATGCGTTGGAGTATGCGACCCTCGAGAAAGCGACCAGCGTCGACCGGAACGACCCGCGGTCTGACCTCTTTTTCCTGGGCGTCATTTATTACGAATTGCTCGCCGGTCTGCCCCCCTACCAGCGGACTCGCAATCGGGATGAACGTAAAAACATTTTGCGGTATATGAATATCAAACCAATCCGTACCCACATTCCCGACCTCCCCAAAGAAGTGGTGACCGTCGTAGAGAAACTGATCAAGTTTGATCCTCAGTTACGCTATCAATCGGCTTCGGAGCTTGTGGCCGATCTCGAAGAGTTACAAGTCCAAATCGGTGTTCACCAACCACCCACGGCGGTGGCTCGGGCGAATCAGCCGAATGCAGAATCGGTCAATTTAAGTTCAGGTTCTTCCGATTCCGACAGTGAGTTGGCCGCAGCGGGCGTCAAGAAAACCTTCAACAATTTGAAGATGATCTGTGTGGAAACCCGTCCGAAATTTCAGTCCGTGTTGCGAGACTACTTTGGCAAGCACGGTGTCCGGATGCTGCTGATGGAAGACCCCGGTCGGGCACTGCGACGAATTTCAAACGACCCACCAGACTGTATTCTGCTGATGGGAAATGCGCTTGGAGACGATGTCATCCGTGCTCACAACCGTGCCGTTGAATTGGCGAACGATGCCGAAATTCCCCTGATCACGATCCTCTCTGCGAAGCAAGCAGAGTGCCGGAAGAAAATGTCCGAGTCGACGTTCGTGCAAATCTTGAGCTCTCCCCTCGATCTTCGTGATCTCCGTAGAGCGTTAGCTTCTCTGTTTGGGGACATCGAAGAATGGCGTCAGGAGCAGCAGGCCCTGAAAGATTCACGGCTCATTCGCTGA
- a CDS encoding N-acetylglucosamine-6-phosphate deacetylase, producing MITQRLSGKRYDTLEPVMISWEGGRIQTVEPLRVDDEDTKKLPYLAPGLFDMQINGYGGIWFCKRGLTVDEAIQAIEPYLAAGVTKLFPTLITSSHEALADGFATLKEVCEEHPEIDQLVAGCHLEGPYLSAEDGSRGAHPLEHIRPADWTEFSKLQELSGNRIKLITVAPEQEGVLEFIPKAVNSGVVVSIGHTAASPDLIRAAADAGARMSTHLGNGAQGMIRRHPNYIWEQLADDRLHCCLITDGHHIPGSVAKIAYRVKGYERMLITCDASGLAGLSPGVYESESLNVEILEDGRHVIAGQNQLLAGSGATTEMCVAELPRMVEEISLADAVDFASRNPGRLFGIETGLLEPGGLADMIQFDYDESAARIDILKTVVEGQLRYTRSGQASE from the coding sequence ATGATCACACAGCGACTCTCCGGAAAGCGATACGATACCCTCGAACCGGTCATGATCTCCTGGGAAGGAGGCCGGATTCAAACGGTCGAACCTTTGCGTGTTGATGATGAGGATACGAAGAAACTTCCTTACTTAGCGCCCGGATTGTTTGACATGCAAATCAATGGGTACGGAGGGATTTGGTTCTGCAAACGAGGTCTAACTGTTGACGAGGCCATTCAGGCGATCGAGCCGTATCTGGCGGCTGGCGTCACCAAGCTCTTTCCGACATTGATTACCAGTTCGCACGAAGCGCTAGCGGATGGATTTGCTACATTAAAAGAAGTATGTGAAGAGCACCCTGAAATCGATCAATTGGTTGCCGGCTGTCATTTGGAAGGCCCCTACCTTTCAGCCGAAGATGGCTCTCGCGGCGCGCATCCGCTGGAACATATCCGACCCGCTGACTGGACCGAATTCAGCAAGCTGCAGGAATTATCGGGCAATCGGATCAAGCTGATCACCGTCGCGCCCGAGCAGGAAGGAGTGCTGGAATTTATACCGAAGGCAGTGAATTCGGGAGTTGTTGTGTCGATCGGTCATACCGCAGCAAGCCCGGATCTGATTCGTGCCGCCGCTGACGCAGGCGCACGGATGAGCACTCACTTGGGCAATGGGGCCCAGGGAATGATTCGCCGGCACCCGAATTATATCTGGGAGCAGTTGGCGGACGATCGACTTCACTGCTGTTTGATCACCGACGGACATCATATTCCAGGCAGCGTTGCCAAAATTGCCTACCGCGTGAAGGGCTACGAGCGAATGTTGATCACCTGCGATGCATCGGGGCTCGCAGGATTATCTCCCGGCGTTTATGAGTCCGAGAGTTTGAACGTCGAAATTCTAGAGGACGGTCGCCACGTGATTGCAGGGCAAAATCAACTTCTGGCAGGTTCCGGCGCGACAACAGAAATGTGTGTGGCCGAATTACCACGAATGGTGGAGGAAATTTCGCTGGCCGACGCAGTCGATTTTGCTTCTCGAAATCCTGGGAGACTGTTTGGGATCGAGACGGGTTTGCTGGAACCGGGAGGTCTGGCGGACATGATACAGTTCGATTACGACGAATCAGCGGCCCGAATTGACATTCTGAAGACAGTCGTGGAAGGCCAATTACGCTATACACGCTCGGGCCAAGCCTCCGAATGA
- a CDS encoding GntR family transcriptional regulator yields the protein MSATLKETAYQTIREKLISGHFPPGSRLSDDSIAREIGISRSPVREAINQFVSEGLVEYRPRCGTYVRKPTLKELDDLWGVRVAMESFAVVEAVDRLTEASLQLMKEFNSELLVVVRDCRRLPNQLANEELKQRFLQTDSCFHLEILNSAGNDRVLKIVQECRLMMFIFGATHSAVRVTADMMLQSQREHDLIIKAIENLDHNNAREWVGTHIRTTRARVMAQLEQVSLL from the coding sequence ATGAGCGCTACGTTAAAAGAGACAGCCTACCAAACGATCCGGGAAAAGTTGATCTCAGGCCATTTTCCTCCGGGGAGCCGCCTGTCCGATGACTCGATCGCCCGGGAAATCGGCATCAGCCGCAGCCCCGTTCGGGAAGCAATAAATCAGTTCGTCAGTGAGGGATTAGTAGAATACCGCCCCCGCTGTGGAACGTATGTTAGAAAACCGACCTTGAAGGAACTCGACGACTTGTGGGGTGTCCGCGTCGCGATGGAAAGTTTTGCCGTCGTTGAAGCTGTGGACCGATTGACAGAAGCGAGCCTTCAATTGATGAAAGAGTTTAACAGTGAGTTGCTTGTCGTCGTGCGCGACTGTCGTCGACTTCCCAATCAACTTGCGAATGAAGAATTGAAACAACGATTTCTTCAGACGGATTCCTGCTTCCATCTGGAGATTCTGAATTCGGCCGGTAACGACCGTGTACTGAAAATTGTACAGGAATGCCGGTTGATGATGTTTATCTTTGGAGCCACTCATTCGGCTGTGCGGGTGACGGCAGACATGATGCTGCAATCTCAGCGGGAACATGATTTAATTATCAAAGCCATCGAAAACTTGGACCATAATAATGCCCGTGAATGGGTGGGTACCCATATCCGCACGACGCGCGCCCGCGTAATGGCTCAACTGGAACAGGTCTCCCTCCTCTAG